A window of Pararhodobacter sp. genomic DNA:
AGCGTCACCATCGGCCGCCCCCGCGTCACGCGCGACACGAACCCGGCATTGGCCAGCAGCGCGGCGTCCCCTTCGACCGCCTCGGTGACACGCACGCCCGCCGCGCGCAACATCGCGTGCCCGCGCCCGGCCACCCGCGGGTCCGGATCGGTCATGGCGCTGACGACACGGGCTACCCCCGCCGCGATCAACGCCTCGGCACAGGGCGGTGTTTTCCCATGGTGCGCGCAGGGTTCAAGACTGACATACGCGGTCGCGCCGCGCGCCCTCTCGCCCGCCTGCGCCAGCGCCTGCACCTCGCCATGCGGCCGACCGCCCGGCTGGGTCCAACCCCGACCCTGCACGATTCCATCGCGCACAATCACGCAGCCGACCGCCGGATTGGGCCAGACCGTACCCAACCCCCGCGCCGCCAGCCCGATGGCCGATTTCATGTAGCGCCGATCAAGCTCGGTCGCGCCGACACCCATCTTTGTTCCCTCAATATCCTGGGGGGTGAATTGGCCGCAGGCCAAGAGGGGGGCAAAGCCCCCTTCAAAAAGGCTATTCCTCGTCCACCACCGGCGGCCGCAGTTCCGAGACGAATTTGTCGAAATCATCCGCCGCCTGGAAGTTCTTGTAAACACTGGCAAAGCGCACATAGGCGACGGTGTCGATCCGGGCCAGCGTTTCCATCACGATCTCGCCGATCGCGGCACTGGGAATGTCGGTCTCGCCCATGCTTTCCAGACGCCGCACGATGCCCGAGATCATCTGCTCGATGCGCTCGGGCTCCACCGGACGTTTCTGCATCGAGATACGGATCGAGCGCTCCAATTTGTCGCGGTCGAACGGTTCGCGTTTGCCCGAGGATTTCACCACCACCAGATCGCGCAACTGCACACGTTCATAGGTGGTAAAGCGACCACCACAGGCCGGACAAAAACGCCGCCGCCGGATGGAGACATGGTCCTCGGCCGGGCGAGAATTTTTCACCTGAGTATCGACATTTCCGCAAAACGGACAGCGCATGGCCTCTCCCTCGGGGTCGCGTGTGGGTTATCCACAGCCCTTATAGGGAACACGCCAAACCTTGGGTAGCGAAAAAAACCCGCCCCCAGATTATGGGGGCGACCTGTGGTTTTCCAGACTCACGCGGTGTCAATCGACGACAACGACGCGCATGCTGTCCATGCCCTGCTCTTGCACCATCGCAAACAGCAACGAGGCGTTGTCGGGATGCAGACGCACGCAGCCCGCACTGGCCGGGCGTCCCAGCCGGCTGATCGCGTCCGTGGCATGGATTGCATAGTCGCCGTCATAGAAGATCGCGAAGGGCATCGGCGCATTGCCATAGAGGCTGGAGCGGTGCCAGCGCGACAACCACTGCGGCGACCACTCACCGCGCGGCGTGTATTTGCCCGAACGCGCCGTCGACACCGGCCATTCATAGCGCAACTGGCCGTCGATATAGACATGCATGGTCTGCGTATCGACACTGACGCGCGCCACAATGGTGCTGGCCTGTGCGCCCGAAAGTGGCAGCAAGAGCAATAGCGCCGCAACGGCGCCCTTCAAAAAGCGAGACATTCCAACCCCCCGGTTGACAAGTTTACTGAACGGCATGGCAGTGCCTTCATCCAGATGCTGAATGTCTGACAGAGGAGTCAAGATTTTCGGCGGATTTTCGCTGACTCAATCCCGAGGCGTGGCAATTCTGCCCGCATCCAGCCGCAAAACCCGGTCCATCCGCGCCGCAAGCTCCAGATTATGCGTGGCAATCAGCGCCGACAGGCCGGTTTCGCGCACCAGATCCATCAGCACCCCGAACACCTGATCCGAGGTTCCCGGGTCCAGATTGCCGGTCGGCTCATCGGCCAGCAGGATATGCGGCGCATTCGCCATCGCGCGGCAAAAGGCGACACGTTGCTGCTCGCCACCCGACAGTTCCGCCGGGCGGTGCGTGCCACGTTTGCTCAGGCCGACGCGCGCCAACAGATCCTCGGCCCGCGCCCTGGCGTCGCGGCGGGACACGCCATTGGCCAATTGCGGCAGCATGACATTCTCCAACGCCGAGAATTCCGGCAGCAAATGGTGGAATTGATAAACAAACCCAACCTGGGCACGGCGCACGGCGGTGCGCGTGTCGTCGCCCAGCTGCGTCATGTCCGCGCCGTCGATCACCACCCGCCCGGCGTTGGGCGCGTCCAGCAATCCGGCGATATGCAACAGCGTCGACTTGCCCGCGCCCGACGGGGCCACCAGCGCCACAACCTCGCCCTTGTGCAGCGACATCGAGGCCCCGGCCAGCACATCCACCGACCCACCTGCCCCGCCGGCATAGGTTTTGACAATCCCTTCAAGTGACAGAACCGGATCACTCATAGCGCAGCGCCTCGACAGGGT
This region includes:
- a CDS encoding L,D-transpeptidase, with the translated sequence MSRFLKGAVAALLLLLPLSGAQASTIVARVSVDTQTMHVYIDGQLRYEWPVSTARSGKYTPRGEWSPQWLSRWHRSSLYGNAPMPFAIFYDGDYAIHATDAISRLGRPASAGCVRLHPDNASLLFAMVQEQGMDSMRVVVVD
- a CDS encoding ABC transporter ATP-binding protein, which codes for MSDPVLSLEGIVKTYAGGAGGSVDVLAGASMSLHKGEVVALVAPSGAGKSTLLHIAGLLDAPNAGRVVIDGADMTQLGDDTRTAVRRAQVGFVYQFHHLLPEFSALENVMLPQLANGVSRRDARARAEDLLARVGLSKRGTHRPAELSGGEQQRVAFCRAMANAPHILLADEPTGNLDPGTSDQVFGVLMDLVRETGLSALIATHNLELAARMDRVLRLDAGRIATPRD
- the nrdR gene encoding transcriptional regulator NrdR, whose amino-acid sequence is MRCPFCGNVDTQVKNSRPAEDHVSIRRRRFCPACGGRFTTYERVQLRDLVVVKSSGKREPFDRDKLERSIRISMQKRPVEPERIEQMISGIVRRLESMGETDIPSAAIGEIVMETLARIDTVAYVRFASVYKNFQAADDFDKFVSELRPPVVDEE